One window of the Candidatus Microbacterium colombiense genome contains the following:
- a CDS encoding carbohydrate ABC transporter permease, protein MSTQTITTVTASGKKPRIRMERVNWSGTIILILCAVTVLLPLYVTISMAFKTTEQAVDGNAFSLPAPFSLEGFVEAWNLTRFPVGAGISLLVTAGTVIATIVLAAFASYAIVRNWDRKLFRYSFFYLLAAMFIPFPVVALPQIQLTGRVGLDNPFGVIILATMFQLSFSVLLFTAFLRSIPLELEESARIDGATTWQTFWQLIFPLLAPMSATVGIFAFLYAWNDFMMPSLIISDPALQTLPVRQNLFQNQFSNNYNVSFASYLMAMAPAILAYLFTQRFVMEGVTQGAVKG, encoded by the coding sequence ATGTCGACGCAGACCATCACCACCGTCACCGCCTCCGGGAAGAAGCCGCGCATCCGCATGGAGCGCGTCAACTGGTCCGGCACCATCATCCTGATCCTGTGCGCCGTCACCGTGCTGCTGCCGCTGTACGTGACCATCTCGATGGCGTTCAAGACCACGGAACAGGCCGTCGACGGGAACGCCTTCTCGCTGCCTGCCCCGTTCAGTCTGGAGGGATTCGTCGAGGCCTGGAACCTGACCAGGTTCCCCGTCGGCGCGGGCATCTCGCTGCTGGTCACCGCCGGTACCGTGATCGCGACCATCGTGCTCGCGGCGTTCGCCTCCTACGCGATCGTGCGCAACTGGGACCGCAAGCTGTTCCGCTACTCGTTCTTCTACCTGCTGGCGGCGATGTTCATCCCGTTCCCGGTGGTGGCGCTGCCGCAGATCCAGCTCACCGGGCGCGTGGGCCTCGACAACCCCTTCGGCGTGATCATCCTCGCCACGATGTTCCAGCTCAGCTTCAGCGTGCTGCTGTTCACGGCGTTCCTGCGTTCGATCCCGCTGGAGCTCGAGGAGAGTGCGCGCATCGACGGTGCCACGACCTGGCAGACGTTCTGGCAGCTCATCTTCCCGCTGCTCGCGCCGATGAGTGCCACGGTCGGCATCTTCGCGTTCCTGTACGCCTGGAACGACTTCATGATGCCGTCGCTCATCATCTCCGATCCGGCGTTGCAGACCTTGCCGGTGCGGCAGAACCTCTTCCAGAACCAGTTCAGCAACAACTACAACGTGTCGTTCGCCTCGTACCTGATGGCGATGGCCCCGGCGATCCTGGCGTACCTGTTCACGCAGCGCTTCGTCATGGAGGGTGTCACGCAGGGCGCCGTCAAGGGCTGA
- a CDS encoding TIGR03943 family protein, translating to MSEHAPSRARAIGSRWLGVGLATLIAVVTLGLGVTGRLTLYISPESVWFACAAAVVTLAGAIWSCTLPIGAEGDHGHDHGHGPSADDAVEAPTSPRRTLATVGAVTGGVVATSVVAAALLLPPASLSVELAISRAGEQTALFAGADTVTLGVADTKTFGIGDWASVFATATNTAAYDGADVTLTGFVTPGGSGADGVNLTRLVITHCVIDAQTAMLPVEVDPSQYKTGQWVEVTGTVRADADGALHIEPSDVTAIDEPGDPYEY from the coding sequence TTGTCTGAGCACGCTCCCTCTCGCGCCCGTGCCATCGGTTCCCGGTGGCTCGGCGTCGGGCTCGCCACCCTCATCGCGGTCGTCACCCTCGGTCTCGGCGTCACCGGGCGCCTGACGCTCTACATCAGCCCCGAGTCGGTCTGGTTCGCGTGTGCGGCCGCCGTCGTCACCCTCGCCGGAGCGATCTGGTCGTGCACCCTGCCCATCGGCGCCGAGGGCGATCACGGCCACGACCACGGCCACGGCCCCAGTGCGGATGACGCGGTCGAGGCCCCCACTTCGCCGCGCCGCACGCTCGCGACGGTCGGCGCCGTCACCGGCGGAGTCGTCGCCACGAGCGTCGTCGCCGCGGCGCTCCTGCTGCCGCCCGCCTCGCTCTCGGTCGAGCTGGCGATTTCGCGTGCGGGGGAGCAGACCGCGCTCTTCGCGGGCGCCGACACGGTGACCCTCGGCGTCGCCGACACGAAGACGTTCGGGATCGGCGACTGGGCGAGCGTGTTCGCCACGGCCACCAACACCGCCGCCTACGACGGCGCCGACGTCACGCTCACCGGATTCGTCACCCCCGGGGGATCGGGAGCCGACGGCGTCAACCTCACGCGTCTCGTCATCACCCACTGCGTGATCGATGCGCAGACCGCGATGCTGCCGGTCGAGGTCGATCCCAGCCAGTACAAGACCGGGCAGTGGGTCGAGGTGACGGGTACCGTACGGGCGGATGCCGATGGCGCGCTGCACATCGAACCGAGCGACGTCACAGCGATCGACGAGCCCGGGGACCCCTATGAGTACTGA
- a CDS encoding metal ABC transporter permease yields MVDWSDVFSFQDYGELVALLANSIIAGAVLGIVGGLIGVFVMQRDLAFAVHGVSELSFAGAAAALLFGGSVVVGSLGGALVAAILIGLLGAKARDRNSIVGVLMPFGLGLGILFLSLYDGRSANRFSLLTGQIVSVSSPDLGWLIGISGVVLVGLLVMWNPLRFDSLDPESAAARGVPTRAVSLLFMVLLGLIVAVSVHIIGALLVMALLVTPAAAAMRITAGPVAVPLLAALFGFVSAVGGILLALAGTLPVSPYITTLSFTIYVVCWIVQRSRARVRRVAA; encoded by the coding sequence ATGGTCGACTGGAGTGACGTCTTCTCCTTCCAGGACTACGGCGAGCTCGTGGCCCTGCTCGCGAACTCGATCATCGCCGGCGCCGTGCTCGGCATCGTCGGCGGCCTGATCGGCGTCTTCGTGATGCAGCGCGACCTCGCCTTCGCGGTGCACGGGGTGAGCGAGCTCTCGTTCGCCGGAGCCGCGGCTGCGCTCCTGTTCGGTGGCAGCGTGGTGGTCGGTTCGCTCGGCGGAGCGCTGGTGGCCGCGATCCTGATCGGGTTGCTCGGCGCGAAGGCCCGCGACCGGAACTCGATCGTCGGGGTGCTCATGCCGTTCGGCCTCGGCCTCGGCATCCTGTTCCTGTCGCTCTACGACGGACGCAGTGCCAACCGCTTCAGCCTGCTCACCGGGCAGATCGTCTCGGTCTCGAGCCCTGACCTCGGATGGCTGATCGGCATCAGCGGTGTCGTGCTGGTCGGACTGCTGGTCATGTGGAATCCGCTGCGCTTCGACTCGCTCGACCCCGAGTCGGCCGCGGCGCGCGGTGTGCCGACCCGCGCGGTCAGCCTGCTGTTCATGGTGCTGCTCGGACTCATCGTCGCGGTCAGCGTGCACATCATCGGCGCGCTGTTGGTGATGGCGCTGCTGGTGACCCCGGCTGCCGCAGCGATGCGGATCACCGCGGGGCCGGTCGCTGTGCCCCTCCTGGCTGCGCTGTTCGGTTTCGTCTCGGCCGTCGGCGGCATCCTGCTCGCCCTCGCCGGAACCCTCCCCGTGAGCCCGTACATCACCACGCTGTCGTTCACGATCTACGTGGTGTGCTGGATCGTACAGCGCTCGCGTGCCCGCGTGCGGCGCGTGGCGGCGTGA
- a CDS encoding DNA-3-methyladenine glycosylase: MSERALRRATRADLIGSAVDVAPRLLGAELRTVVDAHGGEAVEVRLRITEVEAYHGQGTGDVADPGSHARMGRTNRNATMWGEPGHLYVYLSHGIHSCVNVVCGPEGQGDGVLLRAGEVVVGSDAAALRRGAVLPLSSTARRDLARGPGRLGQAVGLRHPLHDGIDAVTGEDFRGARAELWLRGPAVEVASGPRVGVAGVAGTDAFPWRFWIAGDPTVSPFRWGRGAQDAAGVSTVLN, encoded by the coding sequence GTGTCGGAGCGCGCCCTGCGTCGAGCGACGCGAGCGGATCTGATCGGATCCGCGGTCGATGTCGCCCCTCGACTGCTGGGCGCCGAGCTGCGCACCGTCGTCGACGCGCACGGAGGTGAGGCGGTCGAGGTGCGTCTGCGCATCACCGAGGTCGAGGCGTATCACGGCCAGGGCACGGGAGACGTGGCCGACCCCGGATCGCACGCACGAATGGGACGCACGAATCGCAACGCCACGATGTGGGGCGAGCCGGGGCACCTGTACGTGTACCTCAGCCACGGCATCCATTCCTGCGTCAACGTGGTCTGCGGACCCGAGGGGCAGGGCGACGGGGTGCTGCTGCGAGCGGGCGAGGTGGTCGTCGGGTCGGATGCCGCGGCCCTCCGGCGAGGCGCGGTGCTGCCGCTGAGCTCGACCGCACGCCGTGACCTCGCGCGTGGACCGGGCCGTCTGGGGCAGGCGGTGGGGCTGCGGCATCCGCTGCACGACGGCATCGATGCCGTGACGGGGGAGGACTTCCGCGGCGCGCGCGCCGAGCTCTGGCTGCGCGGCCCCGCGGTCGAGGTCGCATCGGGGCCGCGCGTCGGCGTCGCGGGAGTGGCGGGCACGGATGCGTTCCCCTGGCGCTTCTGGATCGCCGGCGATCCGACCGTCTCACCCTTCCGATGGGGGCGTGGGGCGCAGGACGCGGCGGGCGTGTCGACCGTGCTAAACTGA
- a CDS encoding permease, translating into MRPPRSPWIGVALGAVVIAALFLIDQFLPTLFSASLPTRAQDGLTLSLSVLIEALPFVILGVILSIVVQVWLPADAIQRWLPKRAWARRAVLSLLGMLIPVCECGNVPFARGLMMRGLAPAEALTFLIAAPIVNPIVILTTHAAFGWDGGILVARLVGGYLIANLIGWIYSRHPSPDALLTERFVATCERVTHEHGTPVKRSLTQFLVELRAVMPALVIGSALAGAVQVLIPRDMLLAIGSNPVLSIVTMMVLAMTVAICSNVDAFFALSFASTFSSGALVAFLLVGPLVDIKMLALMRTTFTARTLAGIVGIVVSAAFVIGIGVNVLV; encoded by the coding sequence GTGCGGCCCCCGCGGTCTCCGTGGATCGGGGTCGCTCTGGGTGCCGTGGTGATCGCGGCGCTGTTCCTGATCGATCAGTTCCTCCCCACACTCTTCTCCGCCTCGCTTCCCACGCGTGCGCAGGACGGCCTGACGCTGTCGCTGAGCGTGCTGATCGAGGCGCTGCCCTTCGTGATCCTCGGCGTGATCCTCTCGATCGTCGTTCAGGTGTGGCTGCCGGCCGATGCGATCCAGCGCTGGCTGCCGAAGCGCGCCTGGGCCCGCCGCGCCGTGCTCTCACTGCTGGGCATGCTGATCCCGGTGTGCGAGTGCGGCAACGTGCCCTTCGCCCGTGGACTCATGATGCGCGGCCTCGCCCCCGCCGAGGCGCTGACATTCCTGATCGCCGCGCCCATCGTGAACCCGATCGTGATCCTGACAACGCACGCCGCGTTCGGGTGGGACGGCGGCATCCTGGTGGCCCGCCTCGTCGGCGGCTACCTGATCGCGAACCTCATCGGCTGGATCTACAGCCGCCACCCCTCTCCCGACGCCCTGCTGACCGAGCGGTTCGTCGCGACCTGCGAGCGCGTCACCCACGAGCACGGCACCCCGGTCAAGCGCAGCCTGACCCAGTTCCTCGTCGAGCTGCGTGCGGTCATGCCGGCGCTGGTGATCGGTTCGGCGCTCGCGGGAGCCGTGCAGGTGCTCATTCCGCGCGACATGCTGCTCGCGATCGGCTCGAACCCCGTGCTGTCGATCGTCACCATGATGGTGCTGGCGATGACCGTCGCGATCTGCTCGAACGTCGACGCCTTCTTCGCCCTGTCGTTCGCCTCGACCTTCTCGTCGGGGGCGCTCGTGGCCTTCCTGCTCGTCGGGCCGCTGGTCGACATCAAGATGCTCGCCCTGATGCGCACGACCTTCACGGCCCGCACGCTGGCGGGCATCGTCGGCATCGTGGTGTCGGCCGCGTTCGTGATCGGGATCGGGGTGAACGTCCTTGTCTGA
- a CDS encoding glycoside hydrolase family 13 protein, with translation MTDALLTASHEDEKTAAWWRQAAVYQIYPRSFADANGDGLGDIPGIVSRADYLAELGIDAVWLSPFYPSALADGGYDVADYRNVDPRLGTLADFDDMVAALHARGIRVVVDIVPNHSSDLHAWFQEALAAGRGSAARDRYIFREGSGPDGAEPPTDWRAAFGGNAWERVADGQWYLHSFAVEQPDLNWDHPEVRADFLQTLRFWSDRGVDGFRIDVAHMLTKDLTEPLPSQAELDAMDRTSGRHPLIDRDDVHEIYAEWRAVFDEYDPPRTAVAEAWVETPERRAKYASAEGLGQAFNFDLLVADFVASDFRRIITDNLAQAHSTGSSTTWVLSNHDVTRHATRYGLPPLNGRQIKQGIEWLEAGGPSSGVDRERGLRRAHAATLLLLGLPGSTYLYQGEELGLQEVAQIAPEHRQDPAFFRDDAGDGVGRDGCRVPLPWTASGSSFGFGAGEAHFPQPTWFAEYAVEVEAADPSSTLSLYREALRLRHLLQADENLEWIETGRADVLRLARPNGWQVVTNFGSEPFDLGADAADVVLSTSALATGALPGDATAWIARA, from the coding sequence ATGACCGATGCGCTTCTCACCGCGTCCCACGAAGACGAGAAGACGGCCGCCTGGTGGCGGCAGGCGGCCGTCTACCAGATCTATCCGCGCAGTTTCGCCGATGCGAACGGCGACGGGCTCGGCGACATCCCGGGCATCGTCTCGCGCGCCGACTACCTGGCTGAGCTCGGCATCGATGCGGTGTGGCTGAGTCCGTTCTACCCCTCGGCGCTCGCCGACGGCGGGTACGACGTCGCCGACTACCGGAACGTGGATCCGCGCCTGGGCACCCTCGCCGATTTCGACGACATGGTCGCGGCTCTTCACGCGCGCGGCATCCGGGTCGTGGTCGACATCGTCCCGAACCACAGCTCCGACCTGCACGCGTGGTTCCAGGAGGCGCTCGCCGCCGGCCGCGGGTCGGCCGCCCGTGACCGGTACATCTTCCGCGAGGGCAGCGGTCCCGACGGCGCGGAACCGCCGACGGACTGGCGAGCGGCATTTGGCGGGAACGCTTGGGAGCGTGTCGCAGACGGGCAGTGGTACCTGCACAGCTTCGCCGTCGAGCAGCCCGACCTGAACTGGGACCACCCCGAGGTGCGTGCGGACTTCCTCCAGACACTGCGTTTCTGGTCGGACCGCGGCGTCGACGGCTTCCGCATCGACGTCGCGCACATGCTCACGAAGGACCTGACCGAGCCGCTGCCCAGCCAGGCGGAGCTGGACGCGATGGACCGCACATCAGGCCGGCATCCGCTGATCGACCGCGACGACGTGCACGAGATCTACGCCGAGTGGCGTGCCGTGTTCGACGAGTACGACCCGCCCCGTACCGCTGTGGCCGAGGCCTGGGTCGAGACACCCGAGCGCCGTGCGAAGTACGCCTCGGCGGAGGGACTCGGCCAGGCGTTCAACTTCGATCTGCTGGTCGCCGACTTCGTGGCCTCCGACTTCCGCCGCATCATCACCGACAACCTCGCCCAGGCGCATTCGACAGGATCGTCGACGACGTGGGTGCTGTCGAACCACGACGTGACCCGGCATGCCACCCGCTACGGCCTGCCGCCGCTGAACGGTCGTCAGATCAAGCAGGGCATCGAGTGGCTGGAGGCGGGAGGTCCGTCCAGCGGGGTGGACCGCGAGCGCGGGCTGCGTCGGGCGCACGCGGCGACGCTGCTGCTGCTGGGCCTGCCCGGCAGCACGTACCTGTATCAGGGCGAGGAGCTCGGCCTGCAGGAGGTCGCACAGATCGCGCCGGAGCACCGGCAGGACCCGGCGTTCTTCCGCGACGATGCCGGAGACGGGGTCGGACGGGACGGATGCCGCGTGCCACTGCCGTGGACCGCATCCGGTTCGTCCTTCGGCTTCGGCGCGGGCGAGGCGCACTTCCCGCAGCCCACGTGGTTCGCCGAGTATGCGGTCGAGGTGGAGGCCGCCGACCCTTCATCGACCCTGTCGCTGTATCGCGAGGCGCTGCGGTTGCGGCATCTGCTGCAGGCCGACGAGAACCTGGAGTGGATCGAGACCGGGCGAGCCGACGTTCTACGCCTCGCGCGGCCGAACGGGTGGCAGGTCGTGACCAACTTCGGCTCCGAGCCGTTCGACCTGGGCGCGGATGCCGCTGATGTCGTGCTGTCGACCTCGGCGCTCGCCACGGGCGCTCTTCCGGGCGACGCCACCGCCTGGATCGCACGAGCGTAG
- a CDS encoding transcriptional repressor, whose translation MAQRNTWQRERVREALADARGFVSAQNLHASLRDDNTGIGLATVYRALAGLAASGDADSLQSPEGEALYRACTTQGHHHHLICRSCGLTVEIEAKDVEQWAHRTAALHGFTDAAHVVDIFGLCTPCANKRDAERAAKA comes from the coding sequence ATGGCTCAGCGGAACACCTGGCAGCGCGAACGCGTGCGCGAAGCACTCGCCGACGCGCGCGGTTTCGTGAGCGCGCAGAACCTGCACGCCTCGCTGCGCGACGACAACACCGGCATCGGACTGGCCACGGTGTATCGCGCACTCGCCGGACTCGCGGCGTCCGGCGATGCCGATTCGCTGCAGAGCCCCGAGGGCGAGGCGCTGTATCGGGCCTGCACGACGCAGGGCCACCACCATCACCTCATCTGCCGGTCATGCGGTCTGACGGTCGAGATCGAGGCCAAGGACGTCGAGCAGTGGGCTCATCGCACCGCGGCGCTGCACGGATTCACGGATGCTGCACACGTGGTCGACATCTTCGGCCTGTGCACCCCCTGCGCGAACAAGCGCGACGCCGAGCGGGCAGCGAAGGCGTGA
- a CDS encoding metal ABC transporter ATP-binding protein has protein sequence MSAGAAARAATPDATASPVLEIANASLHRDSRELWSGLDLSVQPGEFIAVLGPSGSGKTTLLRSILGLQPLSSGTIRVAGEPVHRGNSRIGYIPQQRSLAPDTSMRARDLVALGVQGSRFGFPIPHRGDRAKVDRLLEAVGAAHYADRRVGMLSGGEQQRLRVGQALADEPSLLLCDEPLSNLDLANQVGVTDIIDRQRRERGAAVLFVTHDINPILGRVDRILYIAGGRFLLGTPDEVLQTRVLTELYGTPVFVLRAGDRLVVVGVPDAEPHHFHDDDHDHGGAA, from the coding sequence GTGAGCGCCGGCGCTGCCGCGCGCGCAGCGACGCCGGATGCCACGGCGAGCCCCGTCCTCGAGATCGCGAACGCGTCGCTGCATCGCGACTCCCGCGAACTCTGGTCGGGGCTCGACCTCTCGGTGCAGCCCGGCGAGTTCATCGCGGTGCTCGGGCCGTCCGGCTCGGGCAAGACCACCCTGCTGCGCAGCATCCTGGGCCTGCAGCCCCTGTCGTCCGGCACGATCCGTGTCGCCGGCGAACCGGTGCATCGCGGCAACTCGCGCATCGGCTACATCCCCCAGCAGCGTTCCCTCGCGCCCGACACCAGCATGCGCGCCCGCGACCTGGTCGCCCTCGGCGTGCAGGGCAGCCGCTTCGGGTTCCCGATCCCGCACCGCGGCGACCGCGCGAAGGTCGATCGGCTGCTCGAGGCCGTCGGCGCCGCGCACTACGCCGACCGGCGCGTCGGCATGCTCTCGGGCGGCGAGCAGCAGCGGCTGAGGGTCGGGCAGGCGCTCGCCGACGAGCCCTCGTTGCTGCTGTGCGACGAGCCCCTGTCGAACCTCGACCTCGCGAATCAGGTCGGGGTGACCGACATCATCGACCGCCAGCGCCGCGAGCGCGGTGCCGCGGTGCTGTTCGTCACGCACGACATCAACCCGATCCTGGGGCGCGTCGACCGCATCCTCTACATCGCGGGTGGACGCTTCCTGCTCGGCACCCCCGACGAAGTGCTGCAGACGCGCGTGCTCACCGAGCTCTACGGCACCCCGGTGTTCGTGCTGCGGGCGGGTGATCGCCTGGTCGTGGTCGGCGTTCCGGATGCCGAGCCGCACCACTTCCATGATGACGACCACGACCACGGAGGTGCCGCATGA
- a CDS encoding sugar ABC transporter permease, protein MTNTALPNPAAPRITKPNTPTTDTTAIVTGGPRKLGRRTRRVEPIYYLFLLPTLVLFTLAITVPGVMGIFFSFTDSIGIGEWNFNGLTNYIAMFSDPAILQSYLFTFGFSIATVIVVNVVAFLLAVGLTSRIRFKTGLRTVFVIPMVISGIIIAYVFNFLFSNSIPAAGAATGIPWLSTSLLANPDLAWIAIVIVTAWQAVPGTLLIYIAGLLSVPGEVYEAASIDGASKTQQLTRITLPLVAGYVVINVILGFKGFLNAYDIIVGLTNGGPGTSTRSVAMTIIAGFNGGDYAYQMANATIFFIVAVLISLLQLSLTRGRNAL, encoded by the coding sequence ATGACGAACACCGCACTGCCGAACCCGGCAGCTCCCCGCATCACCAAGCCGAACACCCCGACCACCGACACCACGGCGATCGTCACCGGCGGGCCGCGCAAGCTCGGTCGGCGCACCCGCCGGGTCGAGCCGATCTACTATCTGTTCCTGCTGCCGACGCTCGTGCTCTTCACGCTCGCGATCACGGTGCCCGGGGTCATGGGCATCTTCTTCAGCTTCACCGACTCCATCGGGATCGGCGAGTGGAACTTCAACGGCCTGACGAACTACATCGCGATGTTCAGCGATCCGGCCATCCTGCAGAGCTACCTGTTCACGTTCGGCTTCTCGATCGCCACGGTGATCGTCGTCAACGTGGTCGCGTTCCTGCTGGCGGTGGGGCTGACCTCCCGCATCCGCTTCAAGACCGGGCTGCGCACCGTCTTCGTCATCCCGATGGTCATCTCGGGCATCATCATCGCCTACGTCTTCAACTTCCTGTTCTCCAACTCGATCCCCGCCGCCGGCGCCGCCACCGGCATCCCGTGGCTGTCGACGAGCCTGCTCGCGAACCCGGATCTCGCCTGGATCGCGATCGTGATCGTGACCGCGTGGCAGGCCGTGCCCGGCACGCTGCTGATCTACATCGCGGGCCTGCTCTCGGTGCCGGGCGAGGTGTACGAGGCCGCGAGCATCGACGGGGCGAGCAAGACCCAGCAGCTGACCCGCATCACTCTTCCGCTCGTCGCCGGCTACGTGGTGATCAACGTGATCCTCGGGTTCAAGGGATTCCTCAACGCCTACGACATCATCGTCGGACTCACCAACGGCGGGCCGGGAACCTCCACCCGCAGCGTCGCGATGACCATCATCGCGGGCTTCAACGGCGGCGACTACGCCTACCAGATGGCCAATGCGACGATCTTCTTCATCGTCGCCGTGCTCATCTCCCTGCTGCAGCTCTCGCTGACCCGCGGAAGGAACGCCCTCTGA
- a CDS encoding ABC transporter substrate-binding protein has translation MSVNRTRAVRWVAGALGLTLVGAALTSCAAGSGAETIRFTFSKREAIGFMTELVAAYNASQDDVRVEIDTSGVDVVSASFVRGNPPDIMLANYNYEIARFVQRCALTDLSETDAASDIRDDLQPLMDQYGSCPGRTSALPYSVMAASVIYNKEIFEAQGLEVPKTWDELIAVCDQLKDAGIDPFYATFKDDWTVGQGWYDYTAGGSVDVIDFFDALAQEGTGVGPDSDVSFQKDFAEPMDRMMLLADEYTNADAASRGYGDGNLAFAKGEAAMYLQGPWAFSEIAKTAPDLELGTFPLPMTDDPADLGVRVNMDLAAMIPEGSRHQEAARDFLEFLYEPQNIEEYNASQLGFTPTDGAPAPDDPRVEGMIEYYDNGQIYQGPSVLVPKTLPIFNYAQAMVLGASTTSTLRTMDADWARIAFRAPIPSTQDSASGDASASGETEESAP, from the coding sequence GTGTCTGTGAATCGAACACGCGCGGTGCGCTGGGTCGCCGGGGCCCTCGGGCTCACGCTCGTCGGGGCCGCTCTCACGAGTTGCGCAGCCGGCTCCGGGGCGGAGACCATCCGCTTCACCTTCAGCAAACGCGAGGCGATCGGCTTCATGACCGAGCTGGTCGCGGCCTACAACGCCTCGCAGGACGACGTGCGCGTCGAGATCGACACCTCGGGCGTCGACGTCGTCTCTGCCAGTTTCGTGCGGGGCAACCCGCCCGACATCATGCTCGCCAACTACAACTACGAGATCGCCCGCTTCGTGCAGCGCTGTGCGCTCACCGACCTCTCCGAGACGGATGCGGCGTCGGACATCCGCGACGACCTGCAGCCGCTCATGGATCAGTACGGTTCCTGCCCCGGTCGCACGAGCGCCCTTCCGTACTCCGTGATGGCGGCATCCGTCATCTACAACAAGGAGATCTTCGAGGCGCAGGGTCTCGAGGTGCCGAAGACCTGGGATGAGCTCATCGCCGTCTGCGACCAACTGAAGGATGCCGGCATCGACCCGTTCTACGCCACGTTCAAGGACGACTGGACCGTGGGTCAGGGCTGGTACGACTACACCGCCGGCGGCTCCGTCGACGTGATCGACTTCTTCGACGCACTCGCCCAGGAAGGCACGGGGGTCGGCCCCGACTCCGACGTGTCGTTCCAGAAGGACTTCGCCGAGCCCATGGATCGGATGATGCTGCTCGCCGACGAGTACACGAATGCGGATGCCGCGAGCCGCGGCTACGGCGACGGCAACCTGGCCTTCGCGAAGGGCGAGGCGGCGATGTACCTGCAGGGCCCCTGGGCTTTCAGCGAGATCGCGAAGACCGCGCCCGACCTCGAGCTCGGCACCTTCCCGTTGCCCATGACCGACGACCCCGCCGACCTCGGCGTGCGCGTCAACATGGACCTCGCGGCGATGATCCCCGAGGGATCACGGCATCAGGAGGCCGCCCGCGACTTCCTCGAGTTCCTCTACGAACCTCAGAACATCGAGGAGTACAACGCCTCCCAGCTCGGCTTCACCCCGACCGACGGCGCCCCGGCGCCCGATGATCCGCGGGTCGAGGGAATGATCGAGTACTACGACAACGGGCAGATCTACCAGGGTCCGTCCGTGCTCGTCCCCAAGACGCTCCCGATCTTCAACTACGCCCAGGCGATGGTGCTCGGCGCGTCCACCACCTCGACCCTGCGCACCATGGATGCCGACTGGGCGAGGATCGCGTTCCGCGCTCCGATCCCGTCGACCCAGGACTCGGCATCGGGCGACGCATCCGCATCCGGCGAGACAGAGGAGTCCGCGCCATGA
- a CDS encoding zinc ABC transporter substrate-binding protein — translation MKKPVVALALASVAALTLAGCTAAPAAGEGGDGAIQVVASTNVYGDIAAQIGGDRVDVTSIIESATQDPHSYEATARDRLTVQKADLVIENGGGYDAFVDTLLQDANDPHVVTAVEYSHDFPGNEGHDDSADEAEHDHDHAEDAEGHEGHNHIEGFNEHVWFDPHTMIHVVEAITDELSELDPDGKADFEANAADLTADLEGFEADLAGLQADAEGVNVFITEPLPGYLAAAAGLTDVTPEGFAESVEEGTDVAPAVLLESLNVIDSGEVGALLTNAQTGGAETQRVEAAAKDAGIPVVAFTELLTDGSSYSEWMRDAIQSLAAAIQS, via the coding sequence ATGAAGAAGCCCGTCGTCGCCCTCGCCCTCGCCTCCGTCGCAGCCCTCACCCTGGCCGGATGCACTGCCGCCCCTGCAGCGGGAGAGGGCGGCGACGGAGCGATCCAGGTCGTCGCGAGCACCAATGTGTACGGCGACATCGCCGCGCAGATCGGTGGCGACCGCGTCGACGTGACCTCGATCATCGAGTCCGCCACACAGGATCCGCACTCGTACGAAGCCACGGCCCGCGACCGGCTGACCGTGCAGAAGGCCGACCTCGTGATCGAGAACGGCGGCGGCTACGACGCGTTCGTCGACACGCTGCTGCAGGATGCGAACGACCCGCACGTCGTCACCGCGGTCGAGTACTCGCACGACTTCCCCGGCAACGAGGGCCATGACGACTCCGCTGACGAGGCCGAGCACGACCACGATCACGCCGAAGACGCCGAGGGCCACGAGGGTCACAACCACATCGAGGGCTTCAACGAGCACGTCTGGTTCGACCCGCACACGATGATCCACGTCGTCGAGGCGATCACCGACGAGCTGAGCGAACTCGACCCCGACGGCAAGGCCGACTTCGAGGCGAACGCGGCGGATCTCACGGCAGACCTCGAGGGCTTCGAGGCCGACCTCGCCGGGCTCCAGGCCGATGCCGAGGGCGTGAACGTCTTCATCACCGAGCCGCTCCCCGGCTACCTCGCCGCAGCCGCCGGTCTCACCGACGTCACACCCGAGGGTTTCGCCGAGTCGGTCGAGGAGGGCACCGACGTCGCCCCCGCCGTGCTGCTCGAGTCGCTGAACGTGATCGACAGCGGTGAGGTGGGTGCACTGCTCACCAACGCGCAGACCGGAGGCGCCGAGACTCAGCGGGTCGAGGCTGCCGCGAAGGATGCCGGCATCCCTGTCGTCGCCTTCACGGAGCTGCTCACCGACGGATCGTCGTACTCTGAGTGGATGCGTGACGCGATCCAGAGCCTCGCCGCCGCGATCCAGTCGTGA